A genome region from Amblyraja radiata isolate CabotCenter1 chromosome 4, sAmbRad1.1.pri, whole genome shotgun sequence includes the following:
- the cbln2 gene encoding cerebellin-2: MDLQLKRPGSGIMIALSLLLACTGLVLGQNETEPIVLEGKCLVVCDSSPSTDGVVTSSLGISVRSGSAKVAFSAVRSTNHEPSEMSNRTMTIYFDHVLVNTGSHFDMRSSTFTAPRKGIYSFSFHVVKVYNRQTIQVSLMQNGWAVISAFAGDQDVTREAASNGVLLNMEREDKVYLKLERGNLMGGWKYSTFSGFLVFPL; the protein is encoded by the exons ATGGATCTACAGCTAAAGCGCCCGGGATCTGGTATCATGATAGCGCTGAGCTTGTTGCTCGCTTGCACGGGGTTGGTGTTGGGACAGAACGAAACGGAACCCATCGTCTTGGAAGGGAAATGCCTGGTGGTGTGCGACTCGAGCCCGTCCACGGACGGAGTTGTCACCTCTTCTCTGGGAATATCCGTGCGCTCGGGCAGTGCTAAAGTGGCGTTCTCTGCTGTGCGCAGCACCAACCACGAACCCTCCGAAATGAGCAACAGAACCATGACCATCTACTTCGATCAT GTGTTAGTTAACACTGGTAGCCATTTCGATATGAGAAGCAGCACTTTCACGGCGCCGAGGAAAGGGATTTACAGTTTCAGCTTTCACGTGGTGAAGGTGTACAACCGACAAACGATCCAG GTAAGCCTGATGCAGAATGGCTGGGCtgtgatttctgcttttgccgGGGATCAGGATGTGACCCGAGAGGCTGCCAGCAACGGAGTGCTGTTGAATATGGAACGGGAGGACAAAGTCTACCTAAAACTTGAAAGAGGCAACCTGATGGGCGGGTGGAAGTACTCGACGTTTTCTGGTTTTTTAGTATTCCCTCTATAA